A genomic window from Triticum urartu cultivar G1812 chromosome 7, Tu2.1, whole genome shotgun sequence includes:
- the LOC125519988 gene encoding uncharacterized protein LOC125519988 isoform X1, with protein MNPVPARSFADQLVRRNAKHRFTFSLLSNSQKGKNNFTLFFGEPSCRVPRQRQICDQGYIRWIFTQNLEDSFADSLVLSWLFCSDFPSVHYLVTIYGSSAIVQLLTLAFQSHCDSPRCAISRHPLCNKNLAVNLKRVIYLATATFLAFANNTVWLTL; from the exons ATGAATCCAGTCCCAGCAAG ATCCTTTGCAGATCAATTGGTGAGGCGGAATGCTAAGCATCGTTTCACATTCAG TTTGCTATCAAACTCTCAAAAAGGAAAAAACAACTTTACTCTGTTTTTTGGAGAACCTTCCTGTAGAGTACCTCGACAGAGACAAATATGCGATCAAGGATATATTCGATGGATTTTCACGCAAAATTTGGAGGATAGTTTTGCAG ATAGTTTGGTGCTCTCATGgttattttgtagtgattttcctTCTGTTCATTACTTGGTAACCATCTACGGCAGCTCAGCTATTGTCCAGCTGCTGACCTTG GCCTTTCAATCTCACTGTGATTCCCCGAGATGCGCTATTAGTAGGCATCCACTTTGTAATAAAAATTTGGCAGTCAACTTGAAACGAGTCATTTATCTAGCTACAGCAACCTTCCTTGCTTTTGCAAATAATACTGTATGGTTGACACTATAG
- the LOC125519988 gene encoding uncharacterized protein LOC125519988 isoform X2: protein MNPVPARSFADQLVRRNAKHRFTFRVPRQRQICDQGYIRWIFTQNLEDSFADSLVLSWLFCSDFPSVHYLVTIYGSSAIVQLLTLAFQSHCDSPRCAISRHPLCNKNLAVNLKRVIYLATATFLAFANNTVWLTL from the exons ATGAATCCAGTCCCAGCAAG ATCCTTTGCAGATCAATTGGTGAGGCGGAATGCTAAGCATCGTTTCACATTCAG AGTACCTCGACAGAGACAAATATGCGATCAAGGATATATTCGATGGATTTTCACGCAAAATTTGGAGGATAGTTTTGCAG ATAGTTTGGTGCTCTCATGgttattttgtagtgattttcctTCTGTTCATTACTTGGTAACCATCTACGGCAGCTCAGCTATTGTCCAGCTGCTGACCTTG GCCTTTCAATCTCACTGTGATTCCCCGAGATGCGCTATTAGTAGGCATCCACTTTGTAATAAAAATTTGGCAGTCAACTTGAAACGAGTCATTTATCTAGCTACAGCAACCTTCCTTGCTTTTGCAAATAATACTGTATGGTTGACACTATAG
- the LOC125522460 gene encoding glucose-6-phosphate isomerase, cytosolic-like → MASPAHISDTDQWKALQAHVGAIHKTHLRDLMTDVDRCKAMTAEFEGVFLDYSRQHATTETIDKLFNLAEGAKLKEKIDKMFKGEKINTIENRSVLHVALRAPRDAVINSDGVNVVPEVWVVKDKIKQFLETFRSGSWVGATGKPVTNVVSVGIGGSFLGPLFVHTALQTDPEAAECAKGRQLRFLANVDPVDVARSIKDLDPATTLVVVVSKTFTTVETMSNARTIKEWIVSSLETRIHYRTCAMLSL, encoded by the coding sequence ATGGCGTCGCCGGCGCACATCTCCGACACCGACCAGTGGAAGGCCCTCCAGGCGCACGTCGGCGCGATCCACAAGACGCACCTGCGCGATCTCATGACGGACGTCGACCGATGCAAGGCAATGACGGCAGAATTCGAAGGCGTCTTCCTGGACTACTCGAGGCAGCATGCCACCACCGAGACCATCGACAAGCTCTTCAATCTGGCGGAGGGCGCAAAGCTCAAGGAGAAGATTGACAAGATGTTTAAAGGCGAAAAGATAAATACCATAGAGAATAGATCAGTGCTCCATGTGGCTTTGAGAGCGCCAAGAGATGCAGTCATAAACAGTGACGGTGTGAATGTGGTCCCCGAAGTTTGGGTTGTTAAGGATAAAATCAAGCAGTTTTTAGAGACTTTCAGAAGTGGCTCATGGGTTGGGGCAACTGGGAAACCAGTGACAAATGTTGTCTCAGTTGGGATTGGTGGTAGCTTCCTTGGACCTCTGTTTGTGCATACGGCTCTCCAGACTGACCCGGAAGCAGCAGAATGTGCCAAGGGCCGACAACTGAGATTTCTTGCAAATGTTGATCCTGTTGATGTTGCACGGAGCATCAAAGATTTAGATCCTGCAACAACTCTTGTTGTGGTTGTCTCAAAGACCTTCACGACAGTCGAAACAATGTCAAATGCCCGAACTATCAAGGAGTGGATTGTCTCTTCTCTTGAGACAAGgattcattatagaacttgtgcCATGCTATCTCTATGA